GCGCTTGCTATCCCAAGTGACTCGGACTGGCCCCGGGTCCCCGGCCCCAGCTCCCGCTGGCGCCACCCGCCCTCCTGTCCTTTCCCGCCTCTCTACCCCCCAGCTCGCGGGAAGGGAGGTCGCGGCAGCGGCCTGGAGGCACCGGCGACCGTGGCGACAGCGGCGAAagtggcggcggcggtggcggcagcggctgcggcggcggcagAGGCTGCGGCGGCGACCGTGGCAGAGGCTGTGGCGGAGGCCTCCGTAGCGGAGGCGGAAGCAGAGGTGGAGGCTGAGGTGGAGGCCGAGGCCTCAGTAGAGGAGGAGGCAGTGGCGGAGGCCACCCGGGGGGAGGTGGCGGCCGCCCTAGCAGAGGGGAAGGAGGCGGGGGCTGCCCTGGCGGCAGTGGTTGTGGAGGCTAGCGCGACTGAAGCTGcctgcgccgccgccgccgccgccgccactgcagcagcagcagcagcagcagcagcagcagcagcagcggagGCTGCGGCGCCCTCCTTGGGGGAGGCGGacgcggaggcggcggcggccgcggcggctgCAGCCGCGGGTGCAGATGCGGATGCGGAGACCAGCAGGGTCTCCGAGGGGAACCCAGACTTTCCTATGGCCTCGCTGTACGTGGGCGACCTGCACCCTGAAGTGACAGAGGCAATGCTCTACGAGAAGTTCAGCCCGGCCGGGCCCATCCTTTCCATCCGCATTTGCAGGGACAAGATCACCCGCCGCTCGTTGGGCTACGCGTACGTCAACTACCAGCAACCGGTGGACGCCAAGCGGGCCCTGGAAACCCTGAACTTTGATGTCATCAAGGGCAGGCCCGTGCGCATCATGTGGTCCCAGCGGGACCCCTCGCTCCGCAAGAGTGGGGTGGGCAACGTCTTCATCAAGAACCTGGGCAAGACCATCGACAACAAGGCGCTGTACAACATCTTCTCGGCGTTTGGCAACATCCTCTCCTGCAAAGTGGCCTGCGACGAGAAGGGGCCCAAGGGCTACGGGTTTGTGCACTTCCAGAAGCAGGAGTCCGCAGAGCGGGCCATTGATGCGATGAATGGCATGTTCCTGAACTACCGCAAAATTTTCGTTGGGAGATTCAAGTCGCATAAAGAACGAGAGGCCGAAAGGGGAGCCTGGGCTAGGCAGTCCACCAGTGCTGACGTCAAGGATTTCGAGGAAGACACCGATGAGGAAGCCACCTTGCGATGAAGACATGCCAGGAGCCAGTCAGTCAGCAGAGCCAAATCTTGGCTCCCACCCGGTTTACAACTCCCCTCTTTGCCCCCTAACCCACCAGCAGTGTATTGTATTGTACTGGGAGTGCaggtctctcctctctctctctctctctctctctctctctctctctctccctctcctctcccccctctcttcctctcttcctctttcctttcatcccctcctcctcctcttcctccctccttcctcttccttctgtcttccccacctctcccttccccc
This window of the Panthera uncia isolate 11264 unplaced genomic scaffold, Puncia_PCG_1.0 HiC_scaffold_1972, whole genome shotgun sequence genome carries:
- the LOC125917539 gene encoding polyadenylate-binding protein 1-like 2 — protein: MASLYVGDLHPEVTEAMLYEKFSPAGPILSIRICRDKITRRSLGYAYVNYQQPVDAKRALETLNFDVIKGRPVRIMWSQRDPSLRKSGVGNVFIKNLGKTIDNKALYNIFSAFGNILSCKVACDEKGPKGYGFVHFQKQESAERAIDAMNGMFLNYRKIFVGRFKSHKEREAERGAWARQSTSADVKDFEEDTDEEATLR